In Ilumatobacter fluminis, the following proteins share a genomic window:
- a CDS encoding RNA polymerase sigma factor yields the protein MESVVMQTDAVVERVRSVYETDHARLWRSIYAFAGSRDVADEATAEAFAQALRRGDELRDVAAWVWRSAFAIARGELQRRRRANGEPAEVPSVDTVDGLGGLLRRLAALSEQDRELIVLCHVGGWKPGELATVLGEPAGRVRVRLHRATERAREILENDR from the coding sequence ATGGAATCAGTGGTGATGCAGACCGATGCGGTCGTGGAGCGGGTGCGCTCGGTCTACGAGACCGATCATGCGCGCCTGTGGCGTTCGATCTACGCCTTCGCCGGCTCACGAGACGTCGCCGACGAGGCGACCGCCGAGGCGTTCGCCCAAGCCCTCCGACGGGGCGACGAGCTGCGCGACGTCGCAGCATGGGTGTGGCGCTCGGCGTTCGCGATCGCTCGTGGTGAACTGCAACGACGACGCAGGGCAAACGGGGAACCGGCCGAGGTTCCGAGCGTCGACACCGTCGACGGCCTCGGCGGTCTCCTCCGGCGACTCGCTGCGCTGTCGGAGCAGGATCGTGAACTGATCGTGCTGTGCCACGTCGGCGGATGGAAACCCGGCGAACTCGCCACGGTGCTCGGCGAGCCCGCCGGGCGCGTGCGCGTGCGACTCCATCGAGCCACCGAACGAGCCCGCGAGATCCTGGAGAACGACCGATGA
- a CDS encoding siderophore ABC transporter substrate-binding protein, translating to MTFRRRVVPTLAAGLLLFTAACGGDDDDAGTDAEPVEETETSEAPAEETESSEAPAEETESTEAPAEETESTEAPAEETESAEAGTVVVADYYGEVEVPLDAERIVLTDNRLVRSFDDWGVELVAAPLEIFPDSISYQSNDDVADLGNHGEPNLETFVAADPDLVFTGYRFSTFYEDITELVPDATVVSTDFDLDEADPVGPLVDQLLMAGAALGHEDEAQATVDELYAAIDAAKAAYDPSETVMGLITSGGDIGYVAPVNGRAIGPLFPVLGLTPAIEQDGDSGHTGDDISVEAIAAANPDWIIVLDRDASFADTLDVYTSAEEVLFGSEALANVTAIVEGNVVYLPADFYLTEDVMAYTQVINDFADAVAAD from the coding sequence ATGACTTTCCGACGACGCGTCGTCCCGACTCTGGCCGCCGGCCTGTTGCTGTTCACCGCCGCATGCGGTGGTGATGACGACGATGCCGGCACCGACGCCGAACCCGTCGAGGAGACCGAGACGTCCGAAGCCCCCGCCGAGGAGACCGAGTCGTCCGAGGCCCCCGCCGAGGAGACCGAGTCGACCGAGGCCCCCGCCGAGGAGACCGAGTCGACCGAGGCCCCCGCCGAGGAGACCGAGTCGGCCGAGGCCGGCACGGTCGTCGTTGCCGACTACTACGGCGAGGTCGAGGTGCCGCTCGATGCGGAGCGCATCGTGCTCACCGACAACCGCCTCGTCCGCTCGTTCGACGACTGGGGTGTCGAGCTCGTCGCAGCGCCGCTCGAGATCTTCCCCGACAGCATCTCGTACCAGTCGAACGACGACGTCGCCGACCTCGGCAACCACGGTGAGCCCAACCTCGAGACGTTCGTGGCCGCCGATCCCGACCTGGTCTTCACCGGCTACCGCTTCTCGACGTTCTACGAGGACATCACCGAGCTCGTCCCGGACGCGACCGTCGTGAGCACCGACTTCGACCTCGACGAGGCCGATCCGGTGGGTCCCCTCGTCGACCAGCTCCTCATGGCCGGCGCTGCACTCGGTCACGAGGACGAGGCGCAGGCCACCGTCGACGAGCTGTACGCGGCGATCGACGCCGCCAAGGCCGCCTACGACCCGTCGGAGACCGTCATGGGTCTGATCACCTCTGGCGGCGACATCGGATACGTCGCCCCGGTCAACGGTCGCGCCATCGGCCCGCTGTTCCCGGTGCTCGGCCTGACCCCCGCCATCGAACAGGACGGCGACAGCGGCCACACCGGTGACGACATCTCGGTCGAGGCGATCGCTGCGGCCAACCCCGACTGGATCATCGTCCTCGACCGCGACGCGTCGTTCGCCGACACGCTCGACGTCTACACCTCGGCCGAAGAGGTGCTGTTCGGCTCGGAGGCGCTCGCCAACGTGACCGCCATCGTCGAAGGCAACGTGGTCTACCTGCCGGCCGACTTCTACCTCACCGAGGACGTCATGGCCTACACCCAGGTGATCAACGACTTCGCCGACGCCGTCGCCGCGGACTGA